The Pseudomonas sp. GD03919 region CGAGCAGCTCGAGGCCGTCGACACCGGGCATGATCAGGTCCTGAAGGATCACCGTCGGCTTGATCTGCTGGGCCACGCTCAGCGCCTGGTGCGGGTCGGAGCAGAAGTGGAAGTCGATATCACTCTCTTCGCTCAGCGCCCGCCGGACGGCTTCGCCGATCATGGCCTGGTCGTCGACCAGCAGCACCATCATCGAATAGTCGGGCAAGCCGTTATGATGGTTGGAGTTATCTTGAGGCCGTTGCATAAGCGCGTCTCCGCTTTTTTCGTAGGTTACGCGGCTGCTTTGGCCGCGGTTGGCGTTTTTAGCCCAGGCGCTCGATCAGGCGCGCGGGAATTCTGTCCAGAGCTAGCACTTCTGCTGCGGCACCCAGCGCGACGGCGGCCTTGGGCATGCCGTAGACGGCGCTGCTGGCCTGGTCCTGGGCGATGGTGTGAAAGCCGCGTTCGCGCATCAGCTTCAGGCCCCTGGCGCCATCGCGCCCCATACCCGTCAGCAGCACGCCAATCGCTTCACCTTGCCAGTAGGTGGCCACACTTTCGAAGAATACATCGATAGAGGGTCGGTAGACCTGATCGGCGGGTTCGCGCCGATACACCAGGTGCCCCTCGGGCGCCAGGTACAGGTGGTTGTTGGTGCCGGCCAGCAGCACAGTCGCCGGTTGCAACCCTTCGCCTTCCCGCGCCAGGCGCACGGGTATGTGCGATTCACCGCCGAGCCACTGGGCCATGCCGGCGGCGAAGACTTCATCGACATGCTGCACCAGCACGATGCTGGCAGGAAAATCCGCCGGGATCTGCCGCAGCAGCTCCACCAGCGAGGCTGGGCCGCCCGCCGATGCACCGATGGCCACCAGGCTCTTGCTGCGGCCTTCAGTGCTGCGCATGGGTGTCGGTTTGACCGAGCGCGAGGTCTTGTGGCCGATCATCCAGGCGATGTTGTGGATCTTGCGCCGCACGGTCGCGGCATCGAGCACCTGCTGCGGGCCAAGCGACGGCGCGGCAACCACATCCAGCGCACCGGCGCCCATGGCGTCGAACACCCGTGACATGTTGCGCTCGACATCCGAGGTGACGATGAGAATGGCGCAGGGGTTGTCGTGCATGATCCGTCGGGTCGCTTCCACGCCGTCCATGCCGGGCATGAGCATGTCCATCAGCAGCAGGTCGGGTAGGTCGTCGCGGCAGCGGCTGACCGCTTCCTCGCCGTTGCTGGCGACCCAGATCAACTGGTACTCAGGTTCTGCCGCCAGCGCACGGCGCAGGGCTTCGACCGCCAGGGGCGTGTCGTTGGCAATGGCGATCCTCATTCTCGGGCCTCACCGATCAGGGTTTGTACGGCGTCCAGCAGCGCTTCGTCGTGGAAGCTGGCCTTGGCCAGGTAATAATCGGCGCCGGCCTCCAGGCCGCGGCGGCGATCTTCCTCGCGATCCTTGTACGACACCACCATCACCGGCAGCGAGCGCAGGCGTGGGTCCTGGCGCACCAGGGTGACCAGCTCGATACCGTCCATGCGCGGCATGTCGATATCGGTGATCAGCAGGTCGAAGGTCTCGGCACGCAGGGCGTTCCAGCCGTCCATGCCATCCACGGCGACCGATACCTGATAACCGCGGCTTAGCAGCAGTTTGCGCTCCAGTTCGCGTACGGTGAGCGAGTCATCCACCACCAGCACGCGCTTGCTGACAGTCTGGCGCGCATGGCTGGCATGGTCGACACGCTCCAGGTGACCGGTGTCAAGCAATTTACTCACCGAGTTGAGCAGGTCGTCGACGTCGAGGATCAGCACCGGCGTGCCGTCGTGCAGCAGAGCACCGGCCGCGACGTCGCGCACCTTACCCAGGCGCCCATCGAGGGGCATCAGCACCAGGGTGAACTCGCCGAGGAAGGCTTCGACCGCCAGACCGTGGTATTGCTCGCGGTCGCGAATCAGCACGATGGGGATGCTGTCATCATCGCCCTGTTTCTCATTGCATCGCAGCAGCTGTGCGGCGGAGATCAGGCCGACGTGCTCGTCCTCCAGCCAGAAGTGCTGGCGCCCCTCAAGCTGGACGATGGCGCTGCGCGGCAGGCGCAGCATGCGTTCGATCTGCGCCAGCGGGAAGGCATAGGCCTCGCCGCCGATGGTCACCACCAGCGCGCGCACCACCGAGAGGGTCAGCGGCAGTTCGAGGTGGAACAGGCAGCCCTGATCAGGGTTCTGCAACAGCCGCACGTTGCCGCGCATGCGGCGAATCTCGTGTTGCACCACGTCGAGGCCGACACCGCGACCGGAGACTTCGGTGACCTGCTGGCTCATGCTGAAACCAGGTAGGAAGAGGAAGGCCAGCAGCTCGTCCTCGGTCATCTGCTCGACCTGCTCGGCGGTGGCGAAACGGCGTTTGATCACCGCCTGGGCAACGCGTTCGAGGTCGATACCGGCGCCGTCGTCGCTGACCTCCAGCACCAGCATGCCGGCGTGATGACGCGCGCGCAGCTGAACCACACCTTCTTCCGGCTTGCCCTTGCGAGCGCGTAGCGCCGGCGGCTCGATGCCATGATCGACGGCGTTGCGCAGCAGGTGCGTCAGGGGGGCTTCCAGGCGCTCCAGCACGTCGCGGTCGACCTGAGTGTTTTCTCCCTCGATCTCCAGGCGCACCTGTTTGCCCAGCGAGCGGCCCAGGTCACGCAGCATGCGCGTGTGCCCGGTGAGCACGTCGGCGAAGGGGCGCATACGCGAGGCCAGGGCCAGATCGTAGAGTTGCTGCGTGCGTTGCCCGCCGTACCAGATGAAGTCGTCAAACAGTTCCTGATGGGCTTGCAGCTGTTGCTGGCATTCGATCAGCAGGTTGCGGCTCTCGGCGAACAGTGCCTGGGCGGAGGCGTCCAGGTCCGTGCCGAGCAGGTGCTCGCGCAGGCTCTCCAGGGTTCGTTGTGCCGACTCCTGCTGGCGCTTGAGGCGATGCAGCGAATCGTTCAGCGGCTTGGTGCGCTGGAACTCCACCAGCGATTTGCCGGACAGGTCGATCAGGTGATCGAAGCGCTCGGCTGACACCCGCAATACGCGGCTGATGCATTCGTCGGCCACTGGTTCGGCGGGAGTGGCAGCGGTTGTCGTGGGCGTTTCCGGCAGGCTGACCGGTTTGGCTTCGGCGACAAATGCGGCGCTTTCACCTGGTTGCACGCGCAGTGCCGGTACGGCGTTGCCAAGCAGCACCTGCAGGCGTGTGGTGATGGTTTCCACCCGCGCCTCCAGCTCGGCGTCCTGCTGTGCCTGGCCGATGCGCAGGAGTAGGTCGGAGCCTTGCAGCAGGACGTCGATGTGGTCGGGCAGCAGGCGCAGTAGGCCTTCCTGGGCGGCGACCAGCAAGTCTTCCATGGCGTGGGCGATCTGCACGCCATGGTCCAGGCCGACGATGCGCGCTGCCCCCTTGAGCGAGTGCGCGGCGCGCATGCAGGCTTCCAGCTGGCTGGCGTTGGTCGGGTCACGCTCGAGAATCAGCAGGCCGGTATCGAGCACCTGCTTCTGTGCCTCGGCCTCCAGCCGGAACAGGTCGAGCAGCGATGCATCCCTCATCTGGTCCGGTGTCACGTGAGGCTCCCAATCATGGTTTGCAGCAACTGTTCGTCGTCGAGCAGGGTAATGCTCTGTTCCTGCCATTGCAGGACGCCGGCGGTGAAACGGCTGATGGTGCGCTTGTCGTCGTGTCTGCTGCTACTGATGCGCGCCACGGGGATGCGCTGGATGCCGCTGACTTCATCCACCGGTGTCACCAGCGGGCCACTGCTGCTTTCCAGAATCAGCATGCGCGGTATCACCCGGCGTTCGCTGCGGCGCGAATCCTGTGGCGCGTCGAGGTCGAGCAGCTCGGCCAGCGACAAGCAAGCGACCAGGGTGCCGCGCACGTTGGTTACACCCAGCAGGCCACGGCTGTTGCGGTGCGGCAGCACGTGAATCGGCGATACCGGCATGACTTCGGCCAGGCAGCGCGTGGCGATGGCCAGCCATTGCTCGCCAAGGCGGAAGATCAGTAGCGAGCGCTGTTCGCCCTGCGCTTCCTGAGCTTCGCCCTGGCCGTAGTCGTCATCGCCACGCTCCAGCGTGCTGCCGTAACGGTCGAGCAGGGCGATAGCAGCCGCGCCGTAAACCTCGCAGTTGCGGCAATGGATATGCCGCTCCAGCTGCGGGCAACTCTTGTCGCCAAATACGCCGATGCGATTCCAGCAGTCGTCGACGGCGGGTTGGCTGTTTAGCAGGTCCTGATCAGTCACCTTCGCCTACCTCGGGGTTCTGCGCTCGTCGATACAGGCGCTGGGCGCCGCTCTGGTCGCCTTGCGCTTCCAGGTGTGCGGCCAGATGAGTGAGCGCCTCGCGGTGCTGTGGTTCGAGATAGATCGCCTTGCGGTAGTAGGCGCAGGCCTGATCGCCCTGGCCTGCCGCGTCGCAGAGCAGGCCCAGCCAGTAATAAGCGGTAGCGCAGGGGCCGTTCTGCTGCAAGTGCTGCTCAGTGCGCTGGCGCGCCTCGTCGGTGCGACCGGCGTTGGCCAGGCTGGCGACGTCGGCCCAGGTATCCGTTACGACCGTTGCCGGCACCGCTGCGCTGAGTGTTCTGCCCAGCGGTCGTGGTCGGCTTGGCGGGACAGGGTGCGGCACCGTAGCCACCGCCGGGCGCGTACGTGGGGCAGGCGCTCGTGGCGCTGCGCTGATGGGCGTCTGGGCCGGGGCCAGGCGAAAGGCGAAAGTCTGCTGCCGGCCCAGCGCCTGCAAACCGTTCTGGCTGGCCAGGCTGGCCTCGGCCGGGCCGATGAACAGCGTGCCGCCCTCTTGCAGTTGGCGCTTGAGCAGCTCCAGCACGCGTACCTGGGTCGGGCGGTCGAAGTAGATCAGCAGGTTGCGGCAGAAGATGAAGTCGTAGCTGGGCTCGCCAGCGAACAGGCTGGGATCGAGCAGGTTACCGGTGCGCAGCCTGACGCATGTGCGCACCCGCTCGTCGAGGAGAAAACTTCCGGCGTCCTGCTCGTGAAAGAAACGATCGCGAAAGGCCAGGGCATCGCCGCGGAACGAGTTACGCCCGTAGAGGCCCTTGCGAGCTTGCTCCAGCACTTTGTCGCTGACGTCCAGCGCGTCGATCTGGAACTGCTCGGCGGAAAAGCCGGCATCGAGCAGGGTCATGGCGATGGAGTAGGGCTCTTCACCGCTGGAGCTGGGCAGGCTGATCAGGCGCAGCGGCCGACCGTCGTGCAACTGTGCGTGACGCTCCTGAGCCAGGCTGGCCAGTGCGTTGAACGATTCCGGGTAGCGGAAGAACCAGGTTTCCGGCACCACTACAGCTTCCACCAGCGCCTGCTGTTCGCGCGTCGAGCCGCCAAGGGTGGTCCAGTAGCCTTCCAGGTTCTGCTGGCCGAGGGCGCTCATGCGTTGGCGCACGGCGCGCTCGATCAACGTGCGACCGACCGATTCGGCTTCCAGGCCGATACGGCTTTTCAGCAGGCGCTCGATATGCTCGATCATGCCGTCAGCCCTGGTCCGCAGGTTGGAACAGCAGGGCGCGCATCTCGTCGTCGAGCAGCCCGGCGACCTCGATGCGCTGGATCATGCCACGGGCATCACGCTGCAGCGGCCCCAGGTAATCCGCCTGGCCCGCTTCCAGGCCGCTGGCCTTGAACGCCTCACTGGGCAGGCGCTGGGTGTCGGTGGCCTGCTCCAGAATCAGCCCTAGCACTGGCGACTGCTCACCCAACTGCAGGTCGAAGCGCACCAGCACCACGCGTGTGCTGCTACGGGGTTGGGCGGCGCGCCCCAGCACTCGATGGCTGAGATCGATCACTGGGGTCACTCGACCGCGATGCTCGAACAACCCGGCTACCCACAGCGGCGCTTCGGGCACCTGTTTCAGACGGCGTAGCGGCAGCACTT contains the following coding sequences:
- a CDS encoding chemotaxis response regulator protein-glutamate methylesterase, whose amino-acid sequence is MRIAIANDTPLAVEALRRALAAEPEYQLIWVASNGEEAVSRCRDDLPDLLLMDMLMPGMDGVEATRRIMHDNPCAILIVTSDVERNMSRVFDAMGAGALDVVAAPSLGPQQVLDAATVRRKIHNIAWMIGHKTSRSVKPTPMRSTEGRSKSLVAIGASAGGPASLVELLRQIPADFPASIVLVQHVDEVFAAGMAQWLGGESHIPVRLAREGEGLQPATVLLAGTNNHLYLAPEGHLVYRREPADQVYRPSIDVFFESVATYWQGEAIGVLLTGMGRDGARGLKLMRERGFHTIAQDQASSAVYGMPKAAVALGAAAEVLALDRIPARLIERLG
- a CDS encoding hybrid sensor histidine kinase/response regulator codes for the protein MTPDQMRDASLLDLFRLEAEAQKQVLDTGLLILERDPTNASQLEACMRAAHSLKGAARIVGLDHGVQIAHAMEDLLVAAQEGLLRLLPDHIDVLLQGSDLLLRIGQAQQDAELEARVETITTRLQVLLGNAVPALRVQPGESAAFVAEAKPVSLPETPTTTAATPAEPVADECISRVLRVSAERFDHLIDLSGKSLVEFQRTKPLNDSLHRLKRQQESAQRTLESLREHLLGTDLDASAQALFAESRNLLIECQQQLQAHQELFDDFIWYGGQRTQQLYDLALASRMRPFADVLTGHTRMLRDLGRSLGKQVRLEIEGENTQVDRDVLERLEAPLTHLLRNAVDHGIEPPALRARKGKPEEGVVQLRARHHAGMLVLEVSDDGAGIDLERVAQAVIKRRFATAEQVEQMTEDELLAFLFLPGFSMSQQVTEVSGRGVGLDVVQHEIRRMRGNVRLLQNPDQGCLFHLELPLTLSVVRALVVTIGGEAYAFPLAQIERMLRLPRSAIVQLEGRQHFWLEDEHVGLISAAQLLRCNEKQGDDDSIPIVLIRDREQYHGLAVEAFLGEFTLVLMPLDGRLGKVRDVAAGALLHDGTPVLILDVDDLLNSVSKLLDTGHLERVDHASHARQTVSKRVLVVDDSLTVRELERKLLLSRGYQVSVAVDGMDGWNALRAETFDLLITDIDMPRMDGIELVTLVRQDPRLRSLPVMVVSYKDREEDRRRGLEAGADYYLAKASFHDEALLDAVQTLIGEARE
- a CDS encoding chemotaxis protein CheW, coding for MTDQDLLNSQPAVDDCWNRIGVFGDKSCPQLERHIHCRNCEVYGAAAIALLDRYGSTLERGDDDYGQGEAQEAQGEQRSLLIFRLGEQWLAIATRCLAEVMPVSPIHVLPHRNSRGLLGVTNVRGTLVACLSLAELLDLDAPQDSRRSERRVIPRMLILESSSGPLVTPVDEVSGIQRIPVARISSSRHDDKRTISRFTAGVLQWQEQSITLLDDEQLLQTMIGSLT
- a CDS encoding CheR family methyltransferase; this encodes MIEHIERLLKSRIGLEAESVGRTLIERAVRQRMSALGQQNLEGYWTTLGGSTREQQALVEAVVVPETWFFRYPESFNALASLAQERHAQLHDGRPLRLISLPSSSGEEPYSIAMTLLDAGFSAEQFQIDALDVSDKVLEQARKGLYGRNSFRGDALAFRDRFFHEQDAGSFLLDERVRTCVRLRTGNLLDPSLFAGEPSYDFIFCRNLLIYFDRPTQVRVLELLKRQLQEGGTLFIGPAEASLASQNGLQALGRQQTFAFRLAPAQTPISAAPRAPAPRTRPAVATVPHPVPPSRPRPLGRTLSAAVPATVVTDTWADVASLANAGRTDEARQRTEQHLQQNGPCATAYYWLGLLCDAAGQGDQACAYYRKAIYLEPQHREALTHLAAHLEAQGDQSGAQRLYRRAQNPEVGEGD
- a CDS encoding chemotaxis protein CheW; protein product: MPAPSKAAAGELHLQFTLGDDRYALPASQVVEVLPLRRLKQVPEAPLWVAGLFEHRGRVTPVIDLSHRVLGRAAQPRSSTRVVLVRFDLQLGEQSPVLGLILEQATDTQRLPSEAFKASGLEAGQADYLGPLQRDARGMIQRIEVAGLLDDEMRALLFQPADQG